A window of the Artemia franciscana chromosome 21, ASM3288406v1, whole genome shotgun sequence genome harbors these coding sequences:
- the LOC136040937 gene encoding tudor domain-containing protein 1-like isoform X2, whose product MEDICISYIPQLHHSERLLTFYGINIEAKKHLLHLASFFSNYSNIFLKVPKVGNIVAGELVLVYLRQQWFRGEIVAFPANYDCTVKLIDYGNEETVPLTCVTPLSALDPVLSNPLYFPPLAVKYLLSGLLLPSEHLSDHSHTIIVSVLLNQIFSIRKLGKTGGIDSVIMANEHGNVADALAKLQVGLLVPPLDQPPPVLKAPLPAPIQSTTKTSYEPLVLDMGVIHKVRVSSVDTGPLKFSIQLADELQEIENLSARIAQNHRLQPLTEARQTLPCIALSSSDRKYYRAVISKVKSPESVHLYYVDYGHKEVLPIKNLYKIPNEILNPKTYSVRCSLIDFNSEAIFSEKFEAYTKGKIFDCKVGKT is encoded by the exons ATGGAAGATATATGCATATCTTATATACCCCAACTCCATCATTCTGAGCGTTTACTTACTTTTTATGGAATCAATATTGAAGCAAAGAAACATCTCTTGCATTTGGCtagctttttttctaattattcgaATATATTTCTCAAGGTTCCGAAAGTTGGAAACATTGTGGCAG gcgaACTTGTTCTTGTATATCTCAGACAACAATGGTTCCGTGGCGAAATTGTAGCGTTTCCAGCAAATTATGACTGTACTGTGAAGCTTATTGATTATGGAAATGAAGAAACTGTTCCACTGACGTGTGTCACGCCTCTGTCAGCGTTGGATCCTGTTCTGTCTAATCCCTTGTACTTTCCACCTCTTGCTGTAAAATATTTACTGTCTGGGCTTTTACTACCTTCTGAACACCTATCAGACCATAGTCATACTATAATTGTAAGCGTTCTCCTAAACCAAATTTTCTCAATAAGAAAACTGGGGAAGACAGGAGGTATAGACTCAGTAATAATGGCTAACGAACACGGAAATGTTGCAGACGCTCTTGCTAAGTTACAAGTAGGGCTTCTTGTACCACCTCTTGACCAGCCTCCACCAGTTTTGAAAGCACCACTACCTGCCCCAATTCAGAGTACCACTAAAACATCTTACGAACCCCTTGTTTTGGATATGGGTGTAATTCATAAAGTGAGGGTATCTTCTGTAGATACAGGACCTTTGAAATTTAGTATCCAATTGGCAGATGAATTGCAAGAAATAGAGAATCTCAGCGCAAGAATTGCCCAGAATCATAGGTTACAGCCTTTGACAGAAGCTCGTCAAACGCTCCCATGTATAGCCCTATCATCTTCAGATAGAAAATATTACCGTGCTGTTATATCTAAAGTCAAATCGCCTGAATCTGTACATTTGTACTATGTAGATTACGGACATAAAGAAGTATTGCCtattaaaaatctatataagATACCAAATGAAATTCTAAACCCAAAGACTTATTCCGTTCGATGTTCACTTATTGATTTCAATTCAGAAGCAATTTTTTCGGAGAAATTTGAAGCTTatacaaaaggaaaaatatttgacTGCAAAGTTGGGAAAACCTAG